One part of the Oceanispirochaeta sp. M1 genome encodes these proteins:
- a CDS encoding M23 family metallopeptidase produces the protein MKTKKCIKFSNRMNLLLTIILFALWVSVFVIHGMAGAVSWALLKLVLAPIGVIFFIACCIIIVIRIIKHKNIAQNVLTLLLLFIFSFPILMLVNIIPMKYPVKLENVSPSLTIDSPFHESVLVGWGGDSVKNNAPHVIWASERWAYDLVIEPKGIDSPNLVDYGIYDKKIYAPIAGVVVAAYDKEEDIPPNTEEFLSMEGNYVYIKIDKTETYLLLNHLKKDSVVVNVGDKLNVGEYIGNIGNSGSTSEPHLHIHHQRENPTKTIFPIFAEGLPLYFSINEKNVMPISGDIIESSFDMQ, from the coding sequence ATGAAAACGAAAAAGTGTATTAAATTTAGTAATAGAATGAATTTGCTCTTAACAATAATTTTATTTGCTTTATGGGTGAGTGTATTTGTTATTCATGGAATGGCGGGGGCTGTGAGCTGGGCTTTATTAAAACTTGTACTTGCACCAATTGGAGTCATTTTCTTCATAGCCTGCTGTATCATTATTGTTATAAGGATTATAAAGCATAAAAATATTGCTCAAAATGTTCTCACACTTTTACTCTTATTTATTTTTTCATTTCCGATTTTGATGCTTGTTAATATTATTCCTATGAAATATCCAGTAAAATTAGAAAATGTATCTCCATCACTTACAATAGATTCTCCTTTTCATGAATCAGTATTGGTCGGTTGGGGAGGAGATTCAGTTAAAAACAATGCACCTCATGTCATCTGGGCATCCGAACGATGGGCTTATGACCTAGTAATAGAACCAAAAGGTATAGATAGTCCTAATCTAGTAGATTATGGTATTTATGATAAAAAAATCTATGCCCCCATAGCCGGAGTAGTTGTAGCAGCTTATGATAAAGAAGAAGATATACCACCAAATACAGAAGAGTTTCTATCGATGGAAGGCAATTATGTGTATATAAAGATTGATAAAACGGAAACGTATTTACTTCTTAATCATCTTAAAAAGGACTCTGTTGTTGTAAATGTTGGTGATAAATTGAACGTTGGTGAATACATTGGAAATATTGGTAATTCCGGTTCTACCTCTGAACCACACCTACACATACATCATCAAAGAGAAAATCCAACAAAAACTATTTTCCCAATATTTGCTGAAGGACTACCTTTATATTTTTCTATAAATGAAAAAAATGTAATGCCAATAAGTGGAGACATTATTGAGAGTAGTTTTGATATGCAATGA